The Glycine soja cultivar W05 chromosome 8, ASM419377v2, whole genome shotgun sequence genome has a window encoding:
- the LOC114423799 gene encoding GSH-induced LITAF domain protein, with protein sequence MEKKEEKVVVGVPVPVYYGGENEYQRGIIPPNAVFGDPKGIPIQQTIYRDTPAPFNCPYCAHTALTTVRSKPSLAAFVGCLMPMMLGVCFLCPSMDCLWHKYHYCPKCQEKVADFEKSDPCVVMDPPHWTQESFALSG encoded by the exons atggagaaaaaggaggaaaaggTGGTGGTGGGCGTGCCAGTGCCAGTGTATTACGGTGGAGAAAATGAATACCAAAGGGGAATCATCCCTCCTAACGCCGTGTTTGGAGATCCAAAGGGCATCCCCATCCAGCAAACCATTTACAGGGACACTCCTGCTCCTTTCAACTGCCCTTACTGCGCTCATACCGCTCTCACTACCGTCAG ATCAAAGCCCAGTCTGGCAGCATTTGTTGGATGCTTGATGCCAATGATGCTTGGAGTTTGCTTTCTTTGCCCTTCAATGGATTGCCTTTGGCATAAATATCACTACTGTCCTAAATGTCAAGAAAAG GTTGCTGATTTTGAGAAATCAGATCCCTGTGTTGTGATGGATCCACCACACTGGACTCAGGAGAGCTTTGCATTGTCTGGATAG